A window of Mangifera indica cultivar Alphonso chromosome 13, CATAS_Mindica_2.1, whole genome shotgun sequence contains these coding sequences:
- the LOC123194335 gene encoding cytochrome P450 81C13-like: protein MDLDLLYLVLLGSVLLIFYKLTAQKKKFQHKNQLPSPPSLPIIGHFHLLKQPLGQTLTNLSTKYGPIYFLRLGSRPALVLSDRSVIEECFSKNDIVFSNRPLLPSRKFTSYNFVTISAPYGNFWRNLRRFTALEIFSAKRLQMSSNVRAEELRIMIKHLFESSLKGTKEVDVRAFLYVLDFNIIMRMVAGNRCIEKEKIDTDEAKAKMDELTRIFRPDITSALGDYFPFLRWLSYFGVERKLVKLHKKRDAFTQRLVDAHRNSKKPSSVDDIETKGAVVDVMLKLQESEPEFYTDNVIKGIMQAMLVAGTHTTVMTMTSAISELISHPEVLKKAREEIDNVVGQSRILNDADLPKLAYLHCILNETLRLGFVSVLPPRESSEDCNIAGYHIRQGTQLLVNISAVHMDPDVYSEPKMFKPERFQDITEEKGGCKFMSFGVGRRMCPGASLAMRVMELSLGTLIECFEWENAEDVSVGATERPVKIIFRPREELVKVLDQL, encoded by the exons ATGGATTTGGATCTTCTCTACCTTGTTCTATTAGGCTCTGTTCTTCTCATCTTCTACAAACTCACTGCTCAGAAGAAAAAGTTTCAACACAAAAACCAATTACCAAGCCCTCCTAGTCTTCCTATAATCGGCCATTTCCATCTTCTGAAACAGCCCTTAGGCCAAACATTGACAAATCTCTCAACTAAGTATGGTCCTATTTACTTTCTGCGTTTAGGCTCACGCCCAGCCCTTGTACTGTCCGACCGTTCAGTCATTGAAGAGTGTTTCTCAAAGAATGATATCGTCTTCTCCAATCGTCCACTCTTGCCCTCCAGGAAGTTTACATCTTACAATTTTGTCACGATTAGCGCTCCATACGGCAACTTTTGGCGCAACCTTCGCCGTTTCACTGCGCTGGAAATATTCTCTGCGAAGCGTCTGCAGATGTCTTCGAACGTCCGCGCCGAAGAGCTCAGGATCATGATCAAACACTTGTTTGAAAGCTCCCTCAAGGGGACAAAGGAAGTGGATGTGAGAGCGTTTCTGTACGTGTTGGATTTTAACATCATCATGAGAATGGTTGCAGGCAATAGGTGCATTGAAAAGGAGAAAATTGACACAGATGAAGCTAAAGCTAAAATGGATGAGCTTACGCGTATTTTCAGACCTGATATCACAAGCGCTCTGGGGGATTATTTTCCATTTCTGAGATGGTTGAGTTACTTTGGAGTTGAGAGAAAACTggtaaaattacataaaaagagGGATGCTTTTACGCAGCGTCTGGTTGATGCACACCGAAATTCAAAGAAACCATCTTCAGTTGATGATATTGAGACTAAAGGAGCAGTTGTAGATGTGATGCTGAAGCTGCAGGAGTCGGAGCCTGAATTCTACACTGATAATGTCATCAAAGGAATTATGCAG GCCATGCTAGTGGCAGGAACACACACCACGGTGATGACAATGACATCGGCCATTTCAGAGCTGATATCACATCCAGAGGTGCTAAAAAAAGCGAGGGAAGAGATAGATAACGTTGTGGGACAATCCAGGATTCTAAATGATGCTGATCTTCCTAAACTGGCATACCTTCATTGTATTCTGAATGAGACACTTCGACTGGGTTTTGTATCGGTTTTACCTCCTCGAGAATCGTCAGAGGATTGTAACATAGCAGGTTACCACATCCGACAAGGCACACAGCTACTAGTAAACATATCGGCAGTGCATATGGACCCGGATGTATATAGCGAGCCAAAAATGTTCAAACCTGAACGTTTCCAAGATATAACAGAAGAAAAGGGAGGCTGTAAATTCATGTCTTTTGGTGTAGGAAGAAGGATGTGTCCTGGGGCTAGCTTGGCCATGAGAGTGATGGAATTATCACTAGGGACTTTGATAGAATGCTTTGAATGGGAAAACGCTGAGGATGTTAGCGTTGGTGCTACGGAGAGGCCTGTGAAAATAATCTTTCGACCTCGTGAAGAACTTGTTAAAGTTCTTGATCAACTTTGA